AGGTTGATGAAAGTAGTCTACGAGATGCTTTCGAAAAACACTACCAAGGCAAAGGCCGTCAGACCGATCTGAAGCTATTCAAACTTTCTCGCTACCTGCTTCATTTAGAGCGCGCAGGTATCCTCAAACCGATTACGCAGTCCAACCGCCGGGTATGGTATGGGGTCGATAAGATCAAGGACGATTTGGAAGAACAAACACACTATGTCGGCGCAATAACTGCGGTATAGTGCGCTACAATAAGTGTTCACAGACTGCAACGATAAACGCAGGAACTCCCGCGGAGAGTGCGAACACCAACATAATCTCTTTCGAATAATTGAACTCTAGACCATCTTCGCGCAGATAAGACAAGACAGCCACAATAATAGTTGATAACGGCCCCCAGAAAGTATAAAAAATTGCCAAAGAGGTACAGCACATTCTACAACCACCCTAATTGTGACAACAAGGCGGGGATTTGAAGTAAGATCGCCAAAAAATATCCGATATACTGTGGCTCAATACGTGAGCGAAGGGAACTGGCTGATTCATCAGGTGGCCGGCTTCCTACTGGGATTTCGCTTGGGTGCGATGGTGGGGAATCACTGATTGTACTCTCGGTGGAACTAGCAGCCCGGTAGTAATCAAGACTTGCAGTTATTAAGAGCAGTAGCCCCCCAAGAATCGAAAGATCAAGATAGGCCATAGGATGTGGATAGACTAAGAATATATCAATTTACTCAATCCATGTCGATTAGGAACCTGAATACACTCGATTACAAATCCAATCGAAGATGTAATGTTGCTGTTGAGCCACTGGCGACCCGCCTTCTTGCTTAGTCAAGAACAGCAACGCCACTTCTCTCTAGCAGAATCACCGGTTCATGTTGAGTCGGTCCCGGACGAGCAAAGCAGTGAGCCTTGATAAGAACTATTACGCCACCTGGCCACGTATCTACAGAACCCCTTGACGGCACGGGGAGAAACACCAACGATGTGTGTATCAATGGCCAAGTTCCAGAGACTATTTAAATACTCACCGACGCCGTAAGGCGTATGCAGACCCACATCGTCCCGGTCGGGTTCGACTACGACCGGCTCATCGCGCCGCTCGTCCGGGATCGGCTCGACGTGGACCGCGTCATCCTGCTCGAGGGCGCGGTCGGCAGCGAGGCCAACGTCGAGTACTCCCGGAACCTCGCGCGGAAGCTGGAGAAGGACTTCTCGAACCTGATGGGTGCCGACACCGAGCGCTTCCTCATCGAGGACGTGTACGACTACGACGCCGCCTTCGAGCAGGCGTACGATCTCATCAACGCCGAACTCGACCGGGGGACCGAAGCCGAGTCGGGCGACGGCGCGAGCGAGGAGGGTGAGGGCGGCGAGGACGCCGAGGACGAGATCTGGGTGAACATCGCGTCGATGCCCCGCACCGTCTCGTTCGCGTTCGCGACCGCCGCCCACTCCATCGGCGTCGAGCGCGAGGCCGACCGCGACCGGATCCACACCTACTACACCGCCCCCGAGAAGTACCTCGAGACCGAACTCGCGGAGGAACTGCGCGCCTGCGTCGATCTCCTCGACGACCTCGACGCGGTCGAAGGCGGCCCGGAACTGGACGCGCTCGACGCGCGCGTCGCCGAGCGCCTGGGGAGCGCCC
The Halomarina pelagica DNA segment above includes these coding regions:
- a CDS encoding HFX_2341 family transcriptional regulator codes for the protein MQTHIVPVGFDYDRLIAPLVRDRLDVDRVILLEGAVGSEANVEYSRNLARKLEKDFSNLMGADTERFLIEDVYDYDAAFEQAYDLINAELDRGTEAESGDGASEEGEGGEDAEDEIWVNIASMPRTVSFAFATAAHSIGVEREADRDRIHTYYTAPEKYLETELAEELRACVDLLDDLDAVEGGPELDALDARVAERLGSARDLLSEFDERGTTIGAKRIGAGHVVELPVASFSSVKPFEELILFTLGEHGEFESVSELAGTLARELGEEYTDSFRSKVIYNVDRLGPGGKGYVEQDERGKSYRTRLSRIGELWVRAHSDRRAEGRSGGRSDEGPGGGAGADADRE